The Myxococcales bacterium genome includes the window CGCGGTTTTGGTTTCACCGCAGCCAGTCAGCAAGGCGCACGCGACGATTATTCTGATCGTTGAAGAGGCCATGCACAAGCCTACCATAGCCGCGGCGCGGGCTCTTAGAGCAACGCCTCGATCGCCGGCGTCAGCGCCTCGGGCGGCGTATTTGGCGCAAAGCGTTCGATCACCTTGCCGTCTTTGTCGATCAAAAATTTTGCGAAGTTCCACTTGATAAATTTCGAGCCCAGCAGCCCCGGAGCCTCCGCCTTGAGGTGTTCAAATAGCGGCGCCGCGGCCGCACCATTGACGTCGACCTTGCCAAGCACCGGAAACGTGACGCCGTAGTTCATGCGGCAGAACGTCTGGATCTCTTCGTTCCCGCCCGGCTCTTGGCCGCCAAATTGATTGCAGGGAAAGCCCAAGACCGCTAGGCCCTTGGGCCCCATGGCCTGATGCAATTTTTCGAGGCCATCGTATTGCGGGGTGAAACCGCACTTGCTCGCGACGTTGACGATCAACAAGGGTCTGCCGCGGTATTGGCTTAGCGACACGTCGGCACCGCTGGCGTCTTTCACCACGAAGTCATAGATGGAGGCGTTGCTCATGAGGCAAGGCTAGCACGGCGTGGTAAAAAGCGGCATGGCACTCATCTTGTTGCGCCACGCAACCGCGGTCGACGAGCGCCGCGATCTCTCCGACGACGCGCGTTACTTGACGGCAGGCGGCCGGACGACGGCGTTGGCCGTCGGCGAGGCGTTGCGGACGAGATTGCAAGGCCGGGTCCACATCGTGAGCAGCCCGCTGGTGCGCGCCGTGCAAACCGCGGAACTCGCGCTGGCTCCACTCGGCATGCTGATAACCACCAGCGAAGCGTTGCGCCCGGATAACTCGCCTCGCGCCGCCTTTGCCGAACTCACCGCCCATCTCGCCGCCGCCGATTACGTCATCGCGGTCGGACACGAACCAAGCATGTCGGCCTTGGCCGCGTTGGCGATGGGCAGCTCGCATCATCGCGCGCTTGGCCGCGGCGAGGCCCTTGCCTTTGACGCCGGCGCGTTGCTGTGGAACCTCACCGCTCGTGACGCCACGCCGTGAGCCGCTACGCCAGCGCGGAAAGCAACGCGGCGTAGTCTTTCTTGCCGCGCGCGTTGCGCGGGAGCACCGGCATGGCGATCGCGTCCACCGCGCTGGCCGCAACTCCAAGGTGCTGACAGACCGCTTGGCACAAATCGCCGAGGGCGACCTCCCCGGCATCGTCTTCGACCGCCAAGCGCAGCTTGCCGTTGTGCTCGACGGCCGCCACCGCCGCGCGCGCCTGCGCTTCGGCGATCACCTCGACATCATCGAGGCTGACGCGCTTGCCAAAAAGCTTGGCAAAGCGGCTCTTGCGCGCGGTGACATAAAAAAAGCCATCGTCATCGACGTGGCCCAAATCGCCGGTTGCAAGCACGCCCTCACAAACATCGCCGAGCGCTAGGTCCGCGCGGCCGCTCGCGTAGCCGAGCATGACGCCGGGCCCGCGATACTCAAGTTCGCTATCGACGATTGTCAAGGTGCCGCCAGGAATCGCAACGCCAATTGAGCCCGGCTTGCCCAGCAGGCGATCGGGCGGCACATAGGCCATGCGCGCGGTGGCCTCGGTTTGGCCATACATTACGAACACGCGCCCGCCGCTGGCTTCCATGCCCGCGTGCAACTTGGCGACAAATTCCGGGGCCAAGCGGCCGCCCGCCTGGGTCAAGGTGCGCAAGCTTGCCGTCTTGGTCGGCGACCAGCGCACGCGCAGCAGCGCCTCGTACATGAACGGCACGCCGGCAAACGACGTCACCGCATGCGCCTGCATCTCGCCCCAAAACTCGGCGCGCAAGAATGAATGCGCGGGTAGCACGGAGGTCGCGGCGACAACCAGATGGCTATGCAGCAGCGAAAGCCCGTAGCTGTATTGCATGGGCAGCGCCTGCACCGAGCGCTCGTTGGCATCGAGCCCGAGATACGCCGCAATAGCCAGCGCATTGCTGGCGAGATTTTGTGGCGAGAGGCGCACCAACTTGGGATTGCCCGTGGAGCCCGAGGTCTGCAGCATTACCGCCAAGGCCGGCGCGATGGCTGCGTCGGCGGTGCCGTCTGCACCGACCCACAACGTCAACGCCTCATCCCCGCGAGCCGTCGCGGCGCGATACCCGGCCTCGCCAAGCGTGGCGTTCATGCCGGGTCCTGCCGCGACCATCGTTGGCGCATACGCGCCCACAAGATTGCCCACGGCATGCGGCGTCGCGTCGGCCAAGATCACGGGCACGCGCGCGTCGAGGGCCGCGAGATACCAAGCGATCGCGTCAACGCTACCCGCGCCCACCAGTAGCAAGAGCCCGCCATGCGCGTGTAATTGCGCCGCGCGCGCCACCACCAAGGCGTCGAGCTCGCCGTGGCTTACCGCGATGCCGCGCGCGCTGTCGATCAGCGCCGCCGCGTGGACGCGATCGGAATACGCGGCGCGCCACAGCGCAAGCAAGCCAGGCTCCATCACCTCGCCCATTGTAACATGGGTGGCAACGCCTAAAACAGCAGCGGCGCGCCGCCAACAAATAACACGCGCTCGCGCATGCCGGTCTCTGAGACCTCGACCTCGGCGAGCACGCCGCGCTGGACATCGGCATCTTGCGGCGAGCGCCCAATGGCCTCGCCCGGCAACACCACCTTGATGGCACCAACGCGCGAACAAAACATCAGCGTTGCCCAACAGCTATACAGCGACGCCCCCGCGGTTGCCTGGGCGAGATTGGTGTACGGCACAAACACCACCGCGACGTTGCCCTTGGCCACGCGCAGATACGGCGAGAGCTGCATCTGACCAACGATCGCCGTCTGCCGCGCGATGCGCGCGTCGAGCGCCGCCTTGCCTGCCTCCATGTGAACGAC containing:
- a CDS encoding glutathione peroxidase; the encoded protein is MSNASIYDFVVKDASGADVSLSQYRGRPLLIVNVASKCGFTPQYDGLEKLHQAMGPKGLAVLGFPCNQFGGQEPGGNEEIQTFCRMNYGVTFPVLGKVDVNGAAAAPLFEHLKAEAPGLLGSKFIKWNFAKFLIDKDGKVIERFAPNTPPEALTPAIEALL
- a CDS encoding AMP-binding protein; amino-acid sequence: MMEPGLLALWRAAYSDRVHAAALIDSARGIAVSHGELDALVVARAAQLHAHGGLLLLVGAGSVDAIAWYLAALDARVPVILADATPHAVGNLVGAYAPTMVAAGPGMNATLGEAGYRAATARGDEALTLWVGADGTADAAIAPALAVMLQTSGSTGNPKLVRLSPQNLASNALAIAAYLGLDANERSVQALPMQYSYGLSLLHSHLVVAATSVLPAHSFLRAEFWGEMQAHAVTSFAGVPFMYEALLRVRWSPTKTASLRTLTQAGGRLAPEFVAKLHAGMEASGGRVFVMYGQTEATARMAYVPPDRLLGKPGSIGVAIPGGTLTIVDSELEYRGPGVMLGYASGRADLALGDVCEGVLATGDLGHVDDDGFFYVTARKSRFAKLFGKRVSLDDVEVIAEAQARAAVAAVEHNGKLRLAVEDDAGEVALGDLCQAVCQHLGVAASAVDAIAMPVLPRNARGKKDYAALLSALA
- a CDS encoding histidine phosphatase family protein translates to MVKSGMALILLRHATAVDERRDLSDDARYLTAGGRTTALAVGEALRTRLQGRVHIVSSPLVRAVQTAELALAPLGMLITTSEALRPDNSPRAAFAELTAHLAAADYVIAVGHEPSMSALAALAMGSSHHRALGRGEALAFDAGALLWNLTARDATP